In Haloterrigena turkmenica DSM 5511, a single genomic region encodes these proteins:
- a CDS encoding helix-turn-helix transcriptional regulator — MSMSTAEAELSEDERAGLELVRETGGIHQSDFWKELGVSSRKGSRIVESLVEKELVDREDTVYDGHNTYYIAPTARDLDFTLLMAGDMLSPFIGEEEVDPNSDAFSQWIMNLAYED; from the coding sequence GTGAGCATGTCGACAGCCGAAGCGGAACTCTCCGAGGACGAGCGCGCCGGGCTCGAACTCGTTCGCGAGACCGGCGGCATCCACCAGAGCGACTTCTGGAAGGAACTGGGCGTCTCCTCGCGAAAGGGCAGCCGAATCGTCGAGTCGCTGGTCGAGAAGGAACTCGTCGACCGTGAGGACACGGTCTACGACGGTCACAACACCTACTACATCGCGCCGACCGCTCGAGACCTGGATTTCACGCTGCTGATGGCCGGCGACATGCTCTCGCCGTTTATCGGCGAGGAGGAGGTCGATCCCAACAGCGACGCCTTCTCGCAGTGGATCATGAACCTCGCCTACGAGGACTAG
- a CDS encoding NRDE family protein — protein MCTLTLAWKVFEDAPVAVAANRDEAVGRESFPPGVYREEPLTVAPRDAEAGGTWIGYNERGVFAGITNKWTDADLAGERSRGLLVADVLEAASAAEAGAIVEAQTDDYEYDGFYLVVADETDAYCYYWDGTLERIDFDPGVHVVVNVAVDETVDVPEFRADAGRMQAANARGVREALSVDGDGDRGDDDDDADESVDEWLERAGEVLGDHEYGVCIHRNGFGTRSSSLIALGPAGPRYEFAPGPPCETAYEPVSLETDLASDGRG, from the coding sequence GTGTGTACACTGACCCTCGCCTGGAAGGTCTTCGAGGACGCGCCGGTCGCGGTCGCCGCCAACCGCGACGAGGCGGTCGGCCGCGAGTCGTTCCCGCCGGGCGTCTACCGCGAGGAGCCGCTGACCGTCGCGCCCAGAGACGCCGAGGCCGGCGGGACGTGGATCGGCTACAACGAGCGCGGCGTCTTCGCGGGGATCACGAACAAGTGGACCGACGCGGATCTCGCGGGGGAGCGCTCGCGGGGCCTGCTCGTCGCCGACGTCCTCGAGGCGGCGTCGGCCGCCGAGGCGGGTGCGATCGTCGAGGCCCAGACGGACGACTACGAGTACGACGGGTTCTATCTCGTCGTCGCCGACGAGACGGACGCGTACTGCTATTACTGGGACGGCACCCTCGAGCGGATCGACTTCGACCCCGGTGTTCACGTCGTGGTCAACGTCGCGGTCGACGAGACGGTCGACGTGCCCGAGTTCCGGGCGGACGCGGGGCGAATGCAGGCCGCGAACGCCCGCGGGGTCCGCGAGGCGCTGTCGGTCGACGGCGATGGGGACCGCGGCGACGATGACGACGATGCCGACGAATCGGTCGACGAGTGGCTCGAGCGGGCCGGCGAGGTCTTAGGCGACCACGAGTACGGCGTCTGCATCCATCGCAACGGATTCGGGACGCGGTCGTCGTCGCTGATCGCGCTCGGTCCTGCAGGGCCTCGCTACGAGTTCGCACCGGGGCCGCCCTGCGAGACGGCGTACGAACCCGTCTCCCTCGAGACCGATCTCGCCTCCGATGGGCGGGGATAA
- a CDS encoding BCCT family transporter codes for MNAAKILGLEEASWPERALFAVTMCVMLSLGAVGFLRPSALSSALTGAKGWILTYFGWWFILLGFVLLIAVFAFTASRYGRLRIGGPDAEPEFDRFSWLSMVFTVGFGASVLIWGVAEPVSIAQHPPPDPAPVQGASVESMALAFMFIHEVFPGLAMWYLPVAIAFGIVVYTEGVGDYKISSMLTGIVDEDRIPGLYWLVDLAALVATIGGISTTLGFSAQTMSAILGRVFGLEATILTYAVFALIGVVFLGDVWLGLRKGIRNAARATVVLIGVAMALLVAVGPSLYMVELSLDATGVWLSNMFRLTLYTAPESGGNWAANWTGFWWAWWAAWSIFVGSFVARVSKGRTIREMFAVLVIVPTMFTWIQHGLIGGWVLAPGYQEPVAEAMASGGNPAAIATALQITPFGTVLAVLFVFIIAGYIITSLDSAVFMISAITLGDENPNARNRAWWGALLALFGMLSLRLEEFSAIESLSVTMALPFSLFLLLVLYGSYVVARDYVREGEDEMPQSDPQTSRPQSADHGVPDDD; via the coding sequence ATGAACGCGGCGAAAATCCTCGGTCTCGAGGAGGCGTCCTGGCCGGAACGAGCCCTCTTCGCCGTGACGATGTGTGTGATGCTCTCGCTCGGGGCGGTCGGATTTTTGCGCCCGTCGGCGCTGAGTAGCGCGCTCACTGGCGCGAAGGGGTGGATACTTACCTACTTCGGCTGGTGGTTCATCCTCCTCGGATTCGTGCTGCTCATTGCCGTCTTCGCATTCACTGCCTCGCGATATGGCCGACTCCGTATCGGCGGCCCGGACGCCGAACCGGAGTTCGACAGGTTCTCGTGGCTCTCGATGGTGTTCACCGTTGGCTTCGGTGCCTCGGTTCTCATCTGGGGCGTCGCGGAACCGGTGTCGATCGCCCAGCATCCGCCACCGGATCCGGCTCCCGTTCAGGGCGCGTCCGTCGAGTCGATGGCGCTGGCGTTCATGTTCATCCACGAGGTGTTCCCGGGGCTGGCGATGTGGTATCTCCCCGTCGCGATCGCCTTCGGGATCGTGGTCTACACGGAGGGCGTCGGTGACTACAAGATTAGTTCGATGCTCACCGGCATCGTCGACGAGGATCGCATTCCCGGCCTCTACTGGCTGGTCGACTTGGCGGCGCTCGTCGCCACGATCGGCGGTATCTCGACGACGCTGGGCTTCAGCGCACAGACGATGTCGGCAATCCTCGGGCGCGTGTTCGGACTCGAGGCGACGATCCTGACGTACGCGGTGTTCGCCCTCATCGGCGTCGTCTTCCTCGGCGACGTCTGGCTCGGCCTCCGGAAAGGAATCCGCAACGCCGCGCGCGCGACCGTAGTTCTCATCGGCGTCGCGATGGCCCTGCTCGTGGCGGTCGGACCGAGTCTCTACATGGTCGAACTGAGTCTGGACGCGACGGGCGTCTGGCTCAGCAATATGTTCCGGTTAACGCTGTACACTGCGCCGGAATCCGGCGGGAACTGGGCGGCCAACTGGACCGGCTTCTGGTGGGCCTGGTGGGCCGCCTGGAGCATCTTCGTCGGGAGCTTCGTCGCCCGCGTCTCGAAAGGGCGGACCATCCGGGAGATGTTCGCCGTCCTCGTCATCGTCCCGACCATGTTCACTTGGATCCAGCACGGCCTCATCGGCGGCTGGGTGCTCGCGCCGGGATATCAGGAACCGGTCGCCGAAGCGATGGCCTCGGGGGGGAACCCCGCAGCGATTGCGACAGCGCTCCAGATCACCCCGTTCGGAACGGTGCTCGCGGTGCTGTTCGTCTTCATCATCGCCGGCTACATCATCACGTCGCTCGACTCGGCGGTATTCATGATCTCGGCCATCACGCTCGGCGACGAGAATCCGAACGCGCGGAACCGAGCATGGTGGGGTGCACTGCTCGCGCTGTTCGGGATGCTGTCGCTCAGGCTCGAGGAGTTCAGCGCCATCGAGTCGCTCTCGGTGACGATGGCGCTCCCGTTCTCGCTGTTCCTGCTGCTCGTTCTGTACGGGAGTTACGTCGTCGCCCGGGACTACGTCCGTGAAGGCGAGGACGAGATGCCCCAATCGGACCCGCAGACGTCCCGTCCGCAGTCGGCTGATCACGGCGTTCCCGACGACGATTGA
- a CDS encoding class I adenylate-forming enzyme family protein yields MTPGPVDWPTRDLLAHRASTTPDATAVIDADADESWTFGAFDRRVDAVAASLESLLTDSDGRSDGPDRLGVLMETRVEFAELYFAAMRRGVTVVPLNVRETAAELESKVRRTDLDALVCEAGTEGLSLEVADCPVVSVDDPERNGVDSLRSNSGTTPEPDLEPVALERDRTHLLMFTSGTSGEPKIVRLTLGNLVSSATASAFRLGVTPDDRWLCCLPMYHMGGLAPVVRSTLYGTPVVIQRSFDPEATARVLDADDITGVSLVPTMCKRLLDAGWSPPDSLRFVLLGGAPASSELLERCLEAGVPVHPTYGMTETASQIATATPEEIASHEGTVGRPLVCTDVTVVDESGAPLPAGESGELVVAGPTVTPGYLSDAETEAAFGEHGLHTGDIGYRDEDGRLWILNRRSDRIVTGGENVDPGEVLAALRSHPDIEEAAVVGLEDPEWGERVAALIVPAADAASGAASVTDAIDLESLLAHCDERLAGFKRPKTIGTIDALPRTASGTVDRAAVRERLLEDGIDVTESM; encoded by the coding sequence GTGACGCCCGGGCCGGTCGACTGGCCGACGCGGGACCTCCTCGCCCACCGCGCGTCGACGACGCCGGACGCGACGGCCGTGATCGACGCCGACGCCGACGAGTCGTGGACGTTCGGGGCGTTCGATCGGCGGGTCGACGCCGTCGCCGCCAGCCTCGAGTCGCTCCTCACGGACTCCGATGGACGATCCGACGGCCCCGACCGACTCGGCGTGTTGATGGAGACGCGCGTCGAGTTCGCCGAACTCTACTTCGCTGCGATGCGCCGGGGCGTCACGGTCGTCCCGCTGAATGTCCGCGAGACGGCCGCCGAACTCGAGTCGAAGGTCCGGCGGACTGACCTCGACGCGCTCGTTTGTGAGGCCGGAACGGAGGGGTTGTCGCTCGAGGTCGCGGACTGTCCCGTCGTCTCGGTCGACGATCCAGAACGCAACGGCGTGGACTCGCTCCGCTCGAATAGCGGGACGACGCCGGAGCCGGATCTGGAGCCGGTCGCGCTCGAGCGCGACCGGACCCACCTGCTCATGTTCACATCGGGCACGTCGGGCGAACCGAAGATCGTTCGGCTGACCCTCGGAAACCTCGTCTCGAGTGCGACCGCCTCGGCGTTCCGGCTCGGCGTCACGCCCGACGACCGGTGGCTCTGCTGTCTCCCGATGTACCATATGGGCGGGCTGGCTCCGGTCGTCCGCTCGACGCTCTACGGGACGCCTGTCGTGATTCAGCGGTCGTTCGATCCCGAGGCGACCGCCCGCGTTCTCGACGCCGACGATATCACGGGCGTCTCGCTCGTCCCGACGATGTGCAAGCGGCTGCTCGACGCCGGCTGGAGCCCGCCCGACTCGCTTCGCTTCGTCCTGCTGGGCGGTGCGCCCGCCTCGAGCGAGTTGCTCGAGCGCTGTCTCGAGGCCGGCGTGCCGGTCCACCCGACCTACGGGATGACCGAGACGGCCTCCCAGATCGCGACGGCGACGCCCGAAGAGATCGCGAGTCACGAGGGGACGGTCGGCCGCCCGCTCGTCTGTACGGACGTGACGGTCGTCGACGAGAGCGGTGCCCCGCTTCCGGCGGGCGAATCGGGCGAACTCGTCGTCGCCGGGCCGACGGTGACTCCGGGGTACCTCTCCGATGCGGAGACCGAGGCGGCGTTCGGCGAGCACGGCTTGCACACCGGCGATATCGGCTACCGTGACGAGGACGGTCGACTCTGGATCCTCAACCGGCGGAGCGACCGGATCGTCACCGGCGGCGAGAACGTCGATCCCGGCGAGGTGCTCGCGGCGCTGCGCTCTCATCCGGACATCGAGGAGGCAGCGGTCGTCGGCCTCGAGGACCCCGAGTGGGGCGAGCGCGTCGCTGCGTTGATCGTCCCTGCTGCCGACGCCGCGAGTGGCGCCGCCAGCGTGACCGACGCGATCGATCTCGAGTCGCTGCTCGCCCACTGCGACGAGCGGCTCGCGGGATTCAAACGTCCGAAGACGATCGGAACCATCGACGCGCTCCCCCGGACCGCGTCGGGGACCGTCGACCGGGCGGCCGTCCGGGAGCGACTGCTCGAGGACGGAATCGACGTAACCGAGTCGATGTAA
- a CDS encoding mandelate racemase/muconate lactonizing enzyme family protein gives MSDDDRDLELEYRPFSLDLADPLETADGTIDSRNGFLVRITEQGTDDGPAGYGEATPLQGWTESHADCEAALARAAEAIESGSAAAIEAVDEQVAARHAVGLALTDLTARRESTPLYRYIGQGPMVGRVPVNATIGDGPTVETVREATDAVDRGFNCCKLKAGRRSVEEDIERVRRVREAVGPDVELRVDANEAWTYEEAATALEAAAEFDVAILEQPLPAGALEGHADLRTDDRGEGVDIALDEGLLEHGVDAICEAEAADALVLKPMALGGVDVARTVAAWVSELDIDPIVTTTIDAVVARTGAVHLAASIPDVSACGLATADLLADDLGKDPVLLEKGSAVVPQAKGLGVEGVWEE, from the coding sequence ATGTCCGACGACGACCGGGATCTCGAACTCGAGTACAGGCCGTTTTCGCTGGATCTCGCGGACCCGCTCGAGACGGCCGACGGGACGATCGACTCCCGAAACGGCTTCCTCGTTCGGATTACGGAGCAGGGGACCGACGACGGTCCCGCGGGCTACGGCGAGGCCACGCCGCTGCAGGGCTGGACGGAGTCCCACGCCGACTGCGAGGCGGCGCTCGCCCGCGCCGCCGAGGCGATCGAGTCCGGATCGGCCGCGGCGATCGAGGCGGTCGACGAGCAGGTCGCGGCCAGACACGCGGTCGGGCTCGCGCTGACGGATCTGACCGCGAGACGCGAGTCGACGCCGCTGTACCGGTACATCGGACAGGGGCCGATGGTCGGCCGGGTGCCGGTCAACGCGACGATCGGCGACGGCCCGACGGTCGAGACCGTCCGGGAGGCCACCGACGCCGTCGACCGCGGGTTCAACTGCTGTAAGCTCAAAGCTGGCCGGCGGAGCGTCGAGGAGGACATCGAACGCGTCCGGCGCGTCCGCGAGGCCGTCGGCCCCGACGTCGAACTGCGGGTCGACGCCAACGAGGCCTGGACGTACGAGGAGGCGGCGACAGCGCTCGAGGCCGCCGCCGAGTTCGACGTGGCGATCCTCGAGCAGCCGCTCCCCGCGGGGGCCCTCGAGGGTCACGCCGACCTCCGGACGGACGACCGGGGCGAGGGCGTCGATATCGCACTCGACGAGGGGCTGCTCGAGCACGGCGTCGACGCGATCTGCGAGGCCGAGGCGGCCGACGCCCTCGTCCTGAAGCCGATGGCGCTGGGCGGCGTCGACGTCGCCCGAACGGTCGCGGCGTGGGTGAGCGAACTCGACATCGACCCGATCGTGACGACGACGATCGACGCCGTCGTCGCTCGGACGGGGGCGGTCCACCTGGCCGCGTCGATCCCCGACGTGTCGGCCTGCGGGTTGGCCACCGCGGACCTGCTCGCGGACGATCTGGGCAAGGATCCCGTCCTCCTCGAGAAGGGGTCCGCGGTCGTCCCGCAGGCGAAGGGGCTGGGCGTCGAGGGGGTGTGGGAGGAGTGA
- a CDS encoding 1,4-dihydroxy-2-naphthoate polyprenyltransferase, with translation MSTAEVDISRTKAWLMAARPQTLPAAAAPVIVGTGVAIHEGVFAPLPALLAFVGAALIQIGTNFANDYYDAIKGADTDDREGFTRVTQAGIISPEQVKLATFVTFALAILSGTYLVYVGGLPILVVGLASVVCGWAYTGGPYPLGYHGLGDLFVFIFFGLVAVMGTFYVQAAATVAEPLTTTIPEGTVTREAFLASLPVAGISTAIIVVNNIRDRETDAETGKRTLAVRIGYRWSRVEYVALLGLAYLVPPWLWLAEGFGPRVLLPLASLPYAAVVARTVCTRTDGEALNPALEGTGKLLAIYAILFAAGVAT, from the coding sequence ATGAGTACGGCCGAGGTCGACATCTCACGGACGAAGGCGTGGCTGATGGCCGCACGCCCACAGACGCTGCCCGCGGCCGCGGCGCCGGTGATCGTCGGGACGGGGGTCGCGATCCACGAGGGCGTGTTCGCCCCGCTACCGGCGCTGCTGGCGTTCGTCGGCGCGGCGCTGATTCAGATCGGGACCAACTTCGCGAACGACTATTACGACGCGATCAAGGGAGCCGACACCGACGACCGAGAAGGATTCACGCGGGTCACCCAGGCGGGGATTATCTCCCCGGAACAAGTGAAGCTGGCGACGTTCGTCACCTTCGCGCTGGCGATCCTGTCGGGAACCTACCTCGTCTACGTCGGCGGCCTGCCGATCCTCGTCGTCGGACTGGCGAGCGTCGTCTGCGGCTGGGCCTACACCGGCGGCCCCTATCCGCTGGGCTACCACGGCCTCGGGGATCTGTTCGTCTTCATTTTCTTCGGACTCGTCGCCGTGATGGGGACGTTCTACGTCCAGGCCGCGGCGACGGTCGCCGAACCGCTGACGACGACGATCCCCGAGGGAACCGTTACCCGCGAGGCGTTCCTCGCGAGTCTCCCGGTCGCCGGCATCTCGACGGCGATCATCGTCGTGAACAACATCCGCGACCGCGAGACCGACGCCGAGACCGGCAAGCGGACGCTGGCGGTTCGGATCGGTTACCGCTGGAGCCGCGTCGAGTACGTCGCGCTGCTCGGACTCGCCTACCTCGTACCGCCGTGGCTCTGGCTGGCCGAAGGGTTCGGCCCGCGCGTGTTGCTCCCGCTCGCCTCGCTGCCCTACGCGGCCGTCGTCGCCCGAACGGTCTGTACGCGGACCGACGGCGAGGCGCTGAACCCGGCCCTCGAGGGAACCGGCAAACTGCTGGCGATCTACGCGATCCTGTTCGCCGCGGGGGTGGCGACGTAG
- a CDS encoding cohesin domain-containing protein yields MPSERLAAVISAALAAAVACGLLFAPLAVVSAPAGAIDSATLLYFDSEGFNDDTTELDVAAGETVTLDLVASTHGNPAGNGISGLSYAIEYDPDVLTVTDVEQGSMLAGGDEDESENGSENATVDGDVEIDDESGVITVEQERTPPGNGTKGTGTTSTITLEVSDDASTTNETLAITNDSAMFPSGYSVDPIERNATLVVDGAAGDESDGGLEDPVPGLTPLSGLAGLGAALWLRARRSR; encoded by the coding sequence ATGCCGAGTGAACGCCTCGCGGCCGTCATCTCGGCCGCGTTGGCGGCCGCCGTCGCCTGCGGGCTCCTCTTCGCCCCGCTCGCGGTCGTCTCCGCGCCGGCCGGCGCCATCGACAGCGCGACGCTGCTGTACTTCGACTCCGAGGGGTTCAACGACGACACGACGGAACTCGACGTCGCGGCCGGCGAGACCGTGACGCTCGATCTCGTGGCGAGCACGCACGGGAACCCCGCGGGCAACGGAATCAGCGGGCTCTCCTACGCGATCGAGTACGATCCCGACGTACTCACCGTGACCGACGTCGAACAGGGATCGATGCTGGCCGGCGGAGACGAGGACGAAAGCGAGAACGGGAGTGAGAACGCGACGGTCGACGGCGACGTCGAGATCGACGACGAAAGCGGCGTGATAACCGTCGAGCAGGAGCGGACTCCGCCAGGAAACGGCACGAAGGGAACCGGGACGACGTCGACGATCACCCTCGAGGTCAGCGACGACGCGTCGACGACCAACGAGACCCTCGCGATCACGAACGACTCGGCGATGTTCCCGAGCGGCTACTCGGTCGACCCGATCGAACGCAACGCGACGCTGGTCGTCGACGGCGCCGCGGGCGACGAGAGCGACGGCGGTCTCGAGGATCCCGTCCCCGGACTGACGCCGCTTTCGGGACTGGCCGGTCTCGGTGCGGCGCTCTGGCTGCGGGCCCGACGATCGCGGTGA
- a CDS encoding DUF7350 domain-containing protein: MGHEIDRRTFVGWGAATGGLALAGCLGLGGDDGNGEKQNESDGEGNETGEESDETANVGPRLPEIEDKPDAVYVPTHRESMRALEPVAAGDYRLAPMLSYPHPFWLVTGDGEDDVQHVPPDQMRGVHMMFALWDAETGVILPVDSGNVVRLSRDGERVGSPQSMWPMLSQEMGFHFGDNVPLEEDGTYTVEVELPPLSARTTGDLAGRFDESETATFEFDYDQDFRETVSDVDYFDEQRWGERSALEPMAHDHVPYSRLPEVDAFPGTLLVGTDESGEIREGRPESTAELPRSGDAAFLATVLESDHRLTGGDGRSLLVSPRTPYNRVPLPNMSLDATIERDGESVTAEPVSLEQTIDGEYGLHYGASLEDVDLRAGDTVTLTIRSPPQVARHQGYDTAFLEMPPIELRVPEGSDDAE, encoded by the coding sequence ATGGGCCACGAAATCGATCGACGGACGTTCGTCGGCTGGGGGGCGGCGACCGGCGGGCTCGCGCTGGCTGGCTGTCTGGGACTCGGCGGCGACGACGGAAACGGCGAGAAGCAAAACGAATCCGACGGTGAGGGGAACGAAACCGGCGAGGAATCGGACGAGACCGCCAACGTCGGGCCTCGCCTTCCCGAAATAGAGGACAAACCGGACGCGGTCTACGTGCCGACCCACCGCGAGTCGATGCGCGCTCTCGAGCCGGTTGCGGCCGGCGACTACCGGCTCGCGCCGATGCTATCGTACCCCCACCCGTTCTGGCTCGTGACCGGCGACGGCGAGGACGACGTCCAGCACGTTCCGCCCGATCAGATGCGGGGCGTCCACATGATGTTCGCTCTCTGGGACGCGGAGACAGGCGTCATCCTGCCGGTCGACAGCGGCAACGTCGTCAGGCTCTCTCGAGACGGCGAACGGGTCGGGTCCCCGCAGTCGATGTGGCCGATGCTCTCCCAGGAGATGGGCTTTCACTTCGGCGACAACGTCCCCCTCGAGGAGGACGGCACCTATACGGTCGAGGTCGAACTGCCACCGCTGTCGGCGCGGACGACCGGCGACCTCGCGGGCCGATTCGACGAGAGCGAGACGGCCACCTTCGAGTTCGACTACGATCAGGACTTTCGCGAGACGGTCTCGGACGTCGACTACTTCGACGAGCAGCGGTGGGGCGAACGCAGTGCCCTCGAGCCGATGGCTCACGATCACGTTCCCTACTCACGGCTCCCCGAGGTCGACGCGTTCCCCGGGACGCTCCTCGTCGGAACCGACGAGAGCGGCGAGATTCGCGAGGGACGTCCCGAATCGACGGCCGAACTGCCCCGAAGCGGCGACGCGGCGTTTCTCGCGACCGTCCTCGAGTCGGACCACCGACTGACCGGCGGTGACGGGCGCTCCCTGCTCGTCTCGCCGCGGACGCCGTACAACCGCGTCCCGCTTCCGAACATGAGCCTCGACGCGACGATCGAACGCGACGGGGAGTCGGTCACCGCCGAACCGGTTTCCCTCGAGCAGACCATCGACGGAGAGTACGGGCTCCACTACGGAGCGTCGCTCGAGGACGTCGATCTCCGGGCCGGCGATACGGTGACGCTGACGATTCGGTCGCCGCCGCAGGTCGCCCGCCACCAGGGGTACGACACGGCCTTCCTCGAAATGCCGCCGATCGAACTGCGGGTGCCGGAGGGCAGTGACGATGCCGAGTGA
- a CDS encoding DUF7405 family protein has protein sequence MTLPDRSALSRRDYLRALVAVGGASALSACLSENGGDDEVDVPSGTDDPDSLPSRQHAWNEFLSTDDDGNVQLPEHHVLVALSLEAEPTDDARTQVEDALRALERAYEWSNEGLVFTMGYTPAYFDRFDGSLPDSVDLPDPEPVVGDADRFDEFDAVLHLASDHPEVALEAEQGLFGERDAYNGRGIETDLTGVFERVDERRRTGFIGEGLPANHTDLDGVPDSIPDEAPSLMGFRSGFTESQATEDRVTITEGPFEGATTQHVSSMGLNLRQWFEQDSQHQRVQKMFSPEHADEDAVGATGEKLTTTNGLTDERIAATESDASDRGVVGHAQKAARGRVDGEPPLLRRDFSTVDDDRPGIHFLALQEGIEDFVRVRRAMEGDDLSVTNLNNGITGYIFVNRRGNYLVPPRLLRALPPADPTETE, from the coding sequence GTGACACTTCCCGATCGGTCCGCGCTGTCCCGCCGGGACTACCTCCGAGCGCTGGTGGCCGTCGGCGGCGCGTCGGCGCTCAGCGCCTGTCTCTCCGAGAACGGCGGGGACGACGAGGTCGACGTCCCGTCCGGGACCGACGATCCCGACTCGCTGCCGTCGCGACAGCACGCCTGGAACGAGTTCCTCTCGACGGATGACGACGGGAACGTCCAGTTGCCGGAACACCACGTGCTGGTAGCGCTGTCGCTCGAGGCGGAGCCGACCGACGACGCTCGAACGCAGGTCGAGGACGCGCTTCGGGCCCTCGAGCGCGCCTACGAGTGGAGCAACGAGGGGCTGGTCTTCACGATGGGCTACACGCCGGCGTACTTCGATCGATTCGACGGCTCACTGCCCGACTCGGTCGATCTCCCCGACCCGGAGCCGGTCGTCGGCGACGCCGACAGGTTCGACGAGTTCGACGCCGTCCTCCACCTCGCCAGCGACCACCCGGAGGTCGCCCTCGAGGCCGAGCAGGGGCTGTTCGGCGAGCGCGACGCGTACAACGGCCGCGGGATCGAGACGGACCTGACCGGCGTCTTCGAGCGCGTCGACGAGCGGCGCCGGACCGGGTTCATCGGGGAAGGGCTGCCGGCTAACCACACCGATCTCGACGGCGTCCCGGACTCGATCCCCGACGAGGCGCCGTCGCTGATGGGCTTTCGGTCGGGCTTCACCGAGAGCCAGGCCACCGAGGATCGCGTGACGATCACGGAAGGACCGTTCGAGGGGGCGACGACTCAGCACGTCTCCTCGATGGGACTCAACCTCCGCCAGTGGTTCGAACAGGACAGCCAGCACCAGCGCGTTCAGAAGATGTTCAGCCCGGAACACGCCGACGAGGACGCGGTCGGCGCGACCGGTGAGAAACTGACGACGACCAACGGCCTGACCGACGAGCGCATCGCGGCGACCGAATCCGACGCCAGCGATCGCGGCGTCGTCGGCCACGCCCAGAAGGCCGCTCGCGGGCGGGTGGACGGAGAACCGCCGCTGTTGCGCCGCGACTTCAGCACGGTCGACGACGACCGGCCGGGGATCCACTTCCTCGCCCTTCAGGAGGGGATCGAGGACTTCGTCCGCGTTCGCCGGGCGATGGAGGGTGACGACCTCTCCGTGACCAACCTGAACAACGGCATCACTGGCTACATCTTCGTGAATCGGCGCGGAAACTATCTGGTCCCGCCGCGTTTGCTGCGGGCGCTGCCGCCGGCGGACCCGACGGAGACGGAGTGA
- a CDS encoding 1,4-dihydroxy-2-naphthoyl-CoA synthase, which produces MVSELFDPERWEPVAELNDEFRDITYHRAVDSGTVRIAFDRPDVRNAFRPGTVDELYDALDHAKRQTDVGCILLTGNGPSSKDGGWAFCSGGDQTIRGEDGYQYEGDEERASEQGRLHILEVQRLIRHIPKVVVAVVPGWAVGGGHSLHVVCDLTLASEEHAKFLQTDPDVASYDAGFGSAYLAKQIGQKKAREVFFLGKTYDAEEAAEMGMVNEAVPHEELEETALEWGERINAKSPTAMRMLKYAFNMTDDGMIGQQVFAGEATRLGYMTDEAKEGRDAFVEGRDPDFDDFPWHY; this is translated from the coding sequence ATGGTTTCGGAACTGTTCGACCCCGAGCGCTGGGAGCCGGTCGCGGAGCTGAACGACGAGTTCAGGGACATCACCTACCATCGAGCGGTCGATTCCGGCACGGTCCGGATCGCCTTCGACCGGCCCGACGTGCGCAACGCTTTCCGGCCGGGGACGGTCGACGAGCTGTACGACGCCTTGGACCACGCCAAGCGCCAGACCGACGTCGGCTGCATCCTGCTGACCGGCAATGGCCCCTCCTCGAAGGACGGCGGCTGGGCCTTCTGTTCGGGCGGCGACCAGACCATCCGCGGCGAGGACGGCTACCAGTACGAGGGCGACGAAGAACGGGCGTCGGAGCAGGGTCGTCTGCACATTCTCGAGGTCCAGCGTCTCATCCGCCACATCCCGAAGGTCGTCGTGGCCGTCGTTCCCGGGTGGGCCGTCGGCGGCGGCCACTCGCTGCACGTCGTCTGCGACCTGACGCTCGCGAGCGAGGAGCACGCGAAGTTCCTCCAGACCGATCCCGACGTGGCCAGCTATGACGCCGGCTTCGGCTCGGCCTACCTCGCGAAACAGATCGGCCAGAAGAAGGCCCGCGAAGTCTTCTTCCTCGGGAAAACGTACGACGCCGAAGAAGCCGCTGAGATGGGAATGGTCAACGAAGCGGTCCCCCACGAGGAACTCGAGGAGACGGCCCTCGAGTGGGGCGAGCGCATCAATGCCAAGAGCCCGACGGCGATGCGGATGCTCAAGTACGCCTTCAACATGACCGACGACGGCATGATCGGCCAGCAGGTCTTCGCCGGCGAGGCGACGCGACTGGGCTACATGACCGACGAGGCGAAGGAGGGCCGGGACGCCTTCGTCGAGGGCCGCGATCCCGATTTCGACGACTTCCCGTGGCACTACTGA